Genomic DNA from Solanum pennellii chromosome 3, SPENNV200:
ACGATTCCTCCACAAAATTTGAGAGCCATTCAAGCTCAGCCAAGTCATCAAACTGTTGCAaacagaaattcacttgattttCAGAATTTCAAccaaatatatatgaatttgcACTCTAACTTTTGCTACAATTGTAAAACGTATTGTTCGCATTTTACACGTGGTATTgttgaaaaaatgaaacaaaacaaTTTTGTCATGTAAAACGCAGAGTAATTACCGGAACACAGAGTTCGCTGTTAGGGAAGGGAGCATCGGTGAAGCTGCGGCCGCTCAGGTTTCCGTTAAATTGTCCATCTCCACCAGAAACAGAGGAATTACAGCTGTCAACGACGGTAACGGTGGAAGAATCAGCAGAATTTCCTGTAATACTGTTGAAAAATGCGTCTGCCATAACATCATCTTCCTTTGGGATAACCAAAAGATCATCCACAGAAAAGTTGTTACAGTTattattgatgttgttgttgatgttattCGGAATTTGTTCGTCTCCGGCATGTGAGAAAAAACCGCTGACGAATAAATCCGATGCTTCCATTGTTTAGAAAAGAAGAAGTTGTTGGTGTGTAGTGTAAGAGAAGAATGGTGGAGTGTAAAACGCAAAGTAACGGTAGGTTTGAGACTAATTCTTTATATGGAGAATCGGAAGCTGATAAAAAGGAAGAGAGAATGAAGGAATTGAGTGTGAAGAGGACAGACAAGTGCTCAATAGCTGAAAGTAAGGGGTCCGGGTCAGAGGCCTTTTCATAAGTGTAATGAAGGTCTTTCTCGTAATTACATatcactaattttattttattttattacaacTCCCTTTTTTGTAgcacaattttaaaattatgtactAATAAAAATTACAATCACTTACTAAATCTGTTCCCCCCTTAACATGCTTGCTTGTATTTGAAGTACTACGtctacttttttattattacagtgtataattaaaataaaacaattttgtAAGTTTATAATATCactaataatgattttaatttttactttatctTGGTGGTAAGTAAAGGATTACTTTAGACTTTTTagagtttgaaattttgtttttaaaggTCAAAAATTGAATACTAAAGGTGCTAATTTAAATTGTATGTCACGGCTGTCATGTGCTGTTCGAATAATTTAAATGAAGAATCTATATgtatttatcttcttcttttctttttttttttacaagtaaAGTTAATTAGTACTTactgtaattaattaattaacaaaaattagtGAAGTGGATTAACATCAATAATACAACCCCTTTACCCTTAAGAATTGATCTAGCAGGTTTTGTCGCCGTGAAGCTACCATTAGAGTCCAAGTTTACAGCCGGAttcctctgtttttttttctttttctatgtattattattattattattactagtaTTAATTAACTTTGCATTAATCCATCGGGAATTGCGCTTTGTCccctgtttttttttataaaaataaaaatatttctaataataataaaaaaagtttttagcTGTTTCCTGGGTACTGCTATTTTTTTAACTCCATTATTAGTACTTTGTTTACCTTGTTAACTCTCATGTTAATATATTCCTTAACCCACGTTTAAGCACGAACATTACAGCTCAAACTGGTTCAAATTGCTCAGTCATCATGATTATCCACGTTTCTGTATAGGAAGTTCCATTTGCATTTTGGATAAACACTTCCAATTTCACTTTATATCGCGATTTAATAGTtataaacataaacaagttGTGATAATTTGAAAAACTCACAAATATTAAATCCTAAAAGTTGATACGagttaaaaatatgaaattctcaAAAGATGTATCAGTGACTCGTAGCATAATCTTttgctttttcttcttttgtgttCTTTTGAATGGATGATGGAGATTTGTAATATGAATAATTTATAGGGCGGGATAATATTACAAATCCCAAGGTGAAAACGCAGTTAAAAACAGATAAAGTTAGTTTACATTAACAACCAATCATTCGCCCAACTTTTCTACCAGCTTTcctcttttactttttcttgtcttttattttcttcaacaaTAGTATCCTCTTCTTCTACTGTAATGTTACGGGTTCAATTCAATTCAGTagcatttaatataaattttataatttcaaatctttttattttatattagttagttatcttattaaatataattgtcTTATATTAATTATCTATCTAACTAATTagatttttcatatattattttccaattaaatttttgaaatattattatttatttgtaaaattctcaataaaaataatatttaaggagtgaataaataaaattctttttatttatgattagcTAATATGcgtataaaaagaaaaagaatcaattaataTGGAACGCGATAGAGGGAGTAATttgtaaaattcaaattttaatatcgttattcattaaatttattgtatttttttaattttattttatatgatatagttttatttgatacaaattataatatatatgaaaagaattTACAACGTTCtaacattaatttaattaaatatagtatttgtgtatatttttttataagagacggactaaaaagaaaaatatggatCAAGATGAAGTATAAATTAAGATGTGTGGGGTCATTGAGTGGGTTCGTGGGGTCCGACTAAGCACGTGACAAAGGATAGGGATATTGTCAGTTATCATGTGACTGACTTTTAAACTAAATAGGCTACATGTtcaatttttcattcaaaagGCCAAGCCACAATTACTCTTTTATAATTTAAAcaatatgaattattattgaCTCAACAAATATAGATTCATACCATATACTAAGTTTTATTAACAAAAACATATTTGTCTAAATTCAGTCACATTAATATTACACCGATCGAAAAACAAAAgtgtaaattattaataaaaatattaattattaaaagttgaattagaatTTGATGTTCATAAATTTCAGTCCTTTAAAGTTACTGACTACTTATATTActtaataattcatatatattttataacttcTTCACACTCTTTTGAGTGTGATTTTTCTCTGAACCTTGTCAATAAGGAATGCCTTATGAACCGACTACTCTTTACAATTACAAGATTTGGAACAAAATTATTAGTGTTTGACCAAACCCATAACAAAAAGGCTAGCTTCGCTCGTGCTAACCACCTATAAATGCCTCtccaataaatattttctttctacttaaattcaaaaatattttaggtcTTTAAAAACAAGTTTCTTACATGTAATTTTAAGAATATCTCGTTCATTTTCAATACCTTTAgcaaacaatatttttttaatactaacaaactaataaaattataaataaacaaaacaagTTTAGAGTATCTCGAAGGAACCTTCTTTTATCGTATATTAATACTTaaaccttttattttaatatatacaaacgTAAACTTTGCTTAAATGTTTAGCTggatatttgattaaaaaaaccCATTGTTTGTGGTCTTAATCTTATAATTGCCTTAGGTTTCTCAAGAACTCTTTAACTAATAAgtgtctttttttctttgatgcTTCTCACACGTGCGGTAACAGTGCTAACATGGTTGCACGTGTAAGGTCATCACGTGGTTGCTTAACAATGCACGTGCCTTCTCCTTGACAATTGGCTTTAATATTGTCTTTGGTGTTAATTAATCTATTACTACAATGCTCCCTCAATTATTGCTTCTTCATGTTATTATATgccctttccttttttgtttgcTTTGGAATTTAGAATGATTATGAGTTTTCAAAGAAATTGTTTGAGTGCTCATTAATCATTTACAAGTATGAAAACTTATTGTCAAATATCATTCAGCTATttagtttatatataatatatacccAAAATGTATAAATAGTGTTTGTTTCAGATATAATATACAGAATATATACACTTAAATTATATAGATagtgtatatttttattttcgacCATGTTGGTAAACTAGTTTGCCGAAGGTACATTTACTTAAGTTTCCTTTACAAGTATCATAGACCTAGATTCCTGCTTATCTAACGTGTAACATTATAGTGGGCTTAAAGCGAAATGTTCCAAGCAACAATATTTCTACTTGTTTAGGCCACATATGATCAGCCCAAGAAAGCTCAACAAACATTTCAGACACCAAATTACTTGTATTGGGCCTACTGGCCCATTGCTTTGTGGTGAATTGTAGTCCATTAGGAAAAGACATGGCAAGCAATCTTCAGTCAAGGATATCAATTGGGAAACACAAAATCCTTAAATTGTATATCAAAGATGCTTTGACAACATAGAAATGTGAATCTAGTTGACAAAACAGTTGCTCAAACATATCCGTTCTTCTGTCAAACACCACATCGATCATTGTGTTATATAGCACATTGATATGATGAAgcaaaatctatatatatactaaGACAATTGACAGTTCATGATCAACTTCAAGTTTGCTTATTCCTTTATGCATAGCAAAATAGCTAGAGTTTTGTTAATATGATGTAACATTCTGGACTGAAGGGTTATAAATGTGTCTAACTTTATGTAACTACTGTTGTCACTGGTTGCCATTCACCATCTACTGCTTCGTTCCACAATGTCACATTGTTATTCCCATCGGCTACAGCCAATATGTTACCTGTTAGTGACCACGAAACTCTCCAAACGGGGGCACCAAAATCCTTCAAAACTTTACCAATCCATTGATCACCTTCTTTACCAACTGTCCATATAATCACTCTTCCATCTTCAGAAGCACTAGCAATAGTTGACTTTGGTAGCCCCAAGTTAGGGGCCCAAGCAACATCCCTGACCCAATCAGTGTGCATTTGAAGAGCTGGGAAGCAATCCAACTTCCAAGTTCCATCAAACAACTTCCACACTTTAACTGTGTTGTCACAGCCACCAGATGCAAGCTTTGGAATAGAATTAAGCAGATCAGAGCCTACAAGAGAGCCAGGAGCTGTTGATGGCGCCCACGAAACAGATGTAACACCTACTGGATGAGCCTGATCAATCCGTGATGTCTCCCAAACATCTTCTGATCTTGCAGTGAAAATGGAAATGTTCCCATCAGAAGATCCACAAGCCAAACAGAGGCCCAATTCATGAGGAGCCCAAGCTATTGCGTTGACAGAAGCTTTATGGTCATCGAAAACACGTGCTAAGCTCCACTCATTTTGAGTACCTTCTTTCCATATAATTACCTTTCCATCAGAAGAACAAGAAGCAAGGAGGGAACCAAACTTAGGGTGAGCCCAAGCTACTTGCCACACTGGTCCTTGGTGGCCACTTATAGTAGCCAGTAGCTGCGAAGACGAATTGCTAACCCCTGTTATCTTAATGGTGCAGTCTGAAGAAGCTGTTGCCAGGCGCTTACCATAGTAATCCATTGCCACATCATGAACAGTGTCAGTATGCGCACTTTCAATCTTCTGTGAAGGCATTTTTTTTCCTTGCTACTGGATGTTCCAAATCTTATCTCTCTGGCAAAAATCCTGAAGGATATTCAAACATAGCTACTTGATTATGAATTCAAACAGAAgatggaagaaaaataattccGAGAACTAGGCATGCTCAATGTCATCTTGCAAAACAAATTACATCACGAGATGACATCCTACTTATGAAATAATTGGAAGGCACAGAAAAAAAGGACAAATGGCATAACTTAGAATCAC
This window encodes:
- the LOC107012826 gene encoding protein transport protein SEC13 homolog B-like, giving the protein MPSQKIESAHTDTVHDVAMDYYGKRLATASSDCTIKITGVSNSSSQLLATISGHQGPVWQVAWAHPKFGSLLASCSSDGKVIIWKEGTQNEWSLARVFDDHKASVNAIAWAPHELGLCLACGSSDGNISIFTARSEDVWETSRIDQAHPVGVTSVSWAPSTAPGSLVGSDLLNSIPKLASGGCDNTVKVWKLFDGTWKLDCFPALQMHTDWVRDVAWAPNLGLPKSTIASASEDGRVIIWTVGKEGDQWIGKVLKDFGAPVWRVSWSLTGNILAVADGNNNVTLWNEAVDGEWQPVTTVVT